The region aaaaaaaaaaaaaaaaaaacaacaactaatgtttcacttttattcatttcttatttttcacaCCAACATAGGTATACATACCCTTTAAGGAAATACATCATACAAATACAAGTAGAAGGTAAAGCAAAAGTCAGCAGGAAAGGAATTTTAGAAAAGAATTGGTGACTAAGTAAAGGGAGCATGTGACCAAACAGTTATGTAGTAACTACAGTGCAACCATTTCAAACCTTCAAAGTATACCACTGATACATGTCTCATGGTAATatacatttgtgttgttgtgcagtcTCTGATGTGCCTTTAAAGCTACAATAGATTCTCCAGATATTTTTCCAGGGACTTGTTTTAGATCAGTACTCCGCTGGACACaccactgaaatgaaacaatgaaaatgcaGTTAAAGTGCTGAGTTAAAACTGTAGGACTGCATGGGGATGCTGACCAGAGTAGCACATGGAGCTCTTTTTAATCAATTTCACGGGTATTTAGACCAATCTTTCTCAACATAGCAGCTTTAAagagttaagaaaaaaaagtttgtttcccAAGTCAGTCACCTGACCACATCCTGTCAGCTGACTTCAGCCCAAACGatcatgtgtttcattttgctgaAGACCACACTGAAGGCAAACAGACCCCACGCCAAGTGACACATGAAGATTCTACAATGGAAGCGTCTGTGGTTTGTAGACTTCGGAAATACTTTACAACTTAATATTTCACCGGACTCACCAAAAATGTTCAACATCAAGGCCGCTCTTTTTATCCCCAGGGCTTCCAGCCACATACTGTGCACTCAGTGGTTCAAGTTTTCCCAATTGTCAGGCAAATGGTTTGTGTTAACATAACCAAAGGATGTGGTAATTTGataacagaaaacattaaagtAATGTAAGCGGGCCTTGTATTAAGAATGTCTCACCAAATCTAATCTGTATTTTTGGTCCCTTAAATATTCAGACTAATATCACGCTAGCAGGTCTGTGAGGTTGTATTTTGTTCCTGATGcactgattaaaaaatgtaagcaGATAACAATCTTAAAGTGACAATGCTAACATGTTGATGTTTAGCAGCTATAATTTCAGGCATGTTACCTTCGTGTGATAGCACTGCTAACATTTGCTCACGAGCAAAGCAAATAGATTGAGTTCTGGATGATGAGAACAGTTTGGTGCTGTTGTCAGAGTGTGAAGTGATGTATTCTGAGGATTATTGGTGCATCCGTGTTTTGTAtgaattcagtttatttttattttaaccacaAATCCCTGCAACAGTGATGTGACTGGTGATTTCTGAGCCAATGGATGAAAACGTTTTCAACAGTGGTGGAAGTCAGTGGTGTCAGAAACAACAACGACAGGTGATGACAATGACAATTTCAACTTTTTATACAATATAGTAGAAATAATAGGTGTTTTGCTTCCCAATAACCTCTTattatgacattttaataataaaatgtctttAACACCCACCCAAGGTGAACCACGGTGTGGTCAACGGTCCATGTGTCTCTAAATACTTCAGTCCGTCTGTTAATCGTGAAAGGCACATGAGCGTATTTAAACTCAGCAACATCAAAGCTGCTTCACTTTTCTGAGTCAGGCATAAAGTCTATTTCAGTTCACCGATCAGGTTCAAGTAAGgacttttttctccttcacatgCATATAGCTGCAGCCTGGTCCAACAGTGTGTAACTGAGCCCTTATTTCTGCAAAGGCCTCCTTACACTCAGTGCAGGATATTGTTTTGAAACAAGGTGGATACAGCTGCACTCCTAATGGCTCAACGTTGTGCTTGTTTTCTGCAGATGAGCAGGTTTGGCAGGTATAGGTGGTTTAGTGAAGGCAGgggctgttttgttgttttgtcgatcatctgtaaatacaacCCTGAGCTGGGCCACGCGACTCCTGTGTACGGACTTCTCCTCGCGGCACATGATCtctggagagaaaacagaggagcCAGGTGAAGTTTTTACTCCTTTTTTAACTCGTaataaattcttcagatcatcAGAGATCAACtgaacatttcctgttttcatctaCTGTATGTATTTAACATTCAGCATATACATATTGCATGGATGataatatttttcatcttaGCTTTTGTTTACTTGTCGTGGTGTATATCAAAATTTCCGTCTTTAGATATATATCCATTGAAGCCACGCATTCTAACATAGAAACAGATCAGTCAGGCTTgtctcccttcttctctcctgtctTATTTCCTCACCTCTGTCTTGTGGGTCCCCTCTCCGTGTGCCTGACAGTGGGGTTTTGAGTGGCGGCTGGTTGCCATGGCTACTAAAATGGGGCCTGTAGTGTGGAGCCCAGTCGCTGAGATTATCTGAGCTGCTGCCTGattcactgtcactgtcctcCGCAGGGTCCCTCAGGTCATCATCAGCACTACAGGAGTCCATGTCCTCCTCAGAAGACATTGACATTGTGCAATCCTGAATATAAAAGGGACATCAGTGGACAGTAAGAGTCCCaatacttttgacattttaccTTGTAAGCTACAAAAACCACATAAAACCACATTAACTCACAGTAACATCTGCGAAGGGCAGCtggattttttctttaaagccaAGCTCCCGGGCCTCTCTTCCTGGCAGCAAGTCCACTGTCTGGATGCCATTCATATTATCACTGGGGAGTCTGGAAGACAAAGACATCCATTTTTATTCCCATAGACAGACGTCCCAACCTTTGAATTAGTCCTCCAGTTAGtcatttggaaaataatttctgTAATCAAAATGGGATGAGGAGACAACACGCTGACTCAAACTTTTTAGTGGCCTGTTTATCTTATCAAAGTCAGTGCTGCATGAAGGTTGTTGTCTCGGAAACATTCTCCACATTAACTGACCTTGCAAAGGAAAACGGATGTCAGGCCATCGGGGAAAAAGCAGTGAAAACTAAGAATTTGCATTATTCACTGTATGTAAGACACCCACAAGGAATTAGTCCTAAACCAAGTTCTTCTTAAGAACATGAATGACtcattaaatacacaaaaaaaaaaaaaaaaagaagtagtgGACATAAGGAGCCttttttacattgtttaatATCTTCTATGCctaattttctcttttgtcttatTACTATTTTAACATTACCTAGAGTTCCTCTCCTTTTTAATCTGCACCTGATCGACAAAGGGCATGACTTTTAcggtgaggaaacagaaaccaaacctTGCTTTTAACAACAGTTATGGTAGTCCTCACCGTGGCCAAGTTTGGCagagctgctttcatttttgtgtgtacCTGTTGTTCATGAGGCTCTGGAGGAGTTTGGAGGACTTGAACTCTTCCACCTCTCCAAatacactgacactgacatcTCCATCCCGACCGAGCAGCCACCTCACATGTTTACCGGAAGCtgcagggggggaaaaaaaaggagtgtgaATTCACAGGAGTGATTAAGATGGCAGAAACTGTCAGAGAAATAGTTGCTCTGGCGTTTATCCAGAAGGTGGTGCTGTCCTATAAGCATTGGGCTTAGAAACCCTCACACAAAGGCAGCAGACTTGTCCTTAGACACCCCATTTCGCTCAAAAGTACAAGTAGGTAGTTCTCCTTACTctgattgtttatttattactgcTGTTAAACTCCCTGTCAGTTGACCTCATTCTCTTGCTTATTattttcctccacctctctgccttttgtctgtctgtgtaacCTTTTAATAGCAAACATTAATCACAGCATAACAAGGATTCATGTTAAAACATGCCCTCATAGTTGGGATTCAATATAAAGGGGGTAAttagtaaacaaaaaaaaaaaaacaataagcaCTTTCCTGGCAATGAGCAACTAACCTGAATCAGCTCTACAGAAACTCCCTTTGAATTTTGAATTGGACACAGCCCAAATGTTGAGCTAACGTTTAGTTGTGTGTCAGCTGAACTCATCTACTGCACCAAAATGAATTTATATGATATTCATGTTATGACTGAGTGTATAGTTAAACACAAATTGACTAATCATTTCGTGGTAGAGATTTCTTGTTATCTGATCTCAATGCGATGACGTATAAATACCACCTGACACACCTCTCTTCCACTGCATTTTCcatccaggaaaaaaaacaagatatttttAGTTGTTACCTCATCATGACACAGGAGGCAAAAATATACCCAGCTCCCAAATGTGTGacaaagtgtgttttgttttccatgacAGAAGCACCTGATGAAGGTGAAACCTCTGCCACGACGTCATTGAGAGGAGACGTGACGTGAATGGTGTTGTCTTTGAGAGCTGTGCAGCTGTGCTCTCTGAAGGCCCACACTCAGCCTCTCACCATGAACTGACCGTACGGATTTCTAACAAAAGCAACTCTGTGCCTGTCCATATTTTAGAGAATTCCTTGTGAAAGTCTTTGTCTGACCAAAGACCATTTCTGGCATTAGTCATCATCTGTCTGGGCTACACACCTTTATGTCCATACTGTCGCCTCACGGACTCTGATAACTGATAACAACACACAGTGCTAGCCGATGtgcctttattttttactgCCACGCCTACTGATTGACTAAAAACTGGAAATGTTTATTCCAAGGTATGTTTCAAACCTTTACTGTTTATCAGGGTGAGGTGGATTGGCCTGTCTGCACATGTATGCTGTGTCTTTCCCGAGAAACAAGGCAACGCGTACTCGGGCGCCTCTCAGATGACATAGCAGAGATTGGGTAAACGTCAGACGGTAATGTAATACATGGTTTATAGCACAGAGAGGCCTGTAGAATGATTTAGCTAATGTTGAAAGAAGCCgcccgtcacacacacacacacacttattatTGTGCATCGTATCAGTAGAGTTGATAGGGTTTCTGAGTCAGACAAACAGTAAATGGAAAGAAGGTGGTTGTaaaagtgagacagaaagatggaGCAGAGGGAGACACGGACCACTGAACACTGAAGTCTCGGGATCCCATTTGTTGAGTGTAACTGAAACACATTAATGAGACTGGTAACCTGAAACGGTGTGACGGAACAgcttgtgtatctgtgtttctTTACTCGTGTGCATTCAGAGGTCATGAGATTTCTGGCAGATATTAATCAGTTACTGAGAGGCTTGACTGCAACAAACCATATATTAATGAAATACAGTGGTAAGACTGGTAAAAGCtataaacataaaatgtgtgtaatgtgtaatgaaTCATCCATTAGGAGCTATATCATGATATTAAACAGCAAAAATGACTCCAACTTCGTCGCTTCTCTCAGCTCTAGCAATGACAGGCCAATCTAAGGAAAGGCTCTATGTGACTGAATATAAACATAACCGATTTCAGAGAAACTAAATCCTGCAGGGTTGGACAGCGGCTCTGTTGGGCTGGACTTGGCTGAGAGTGGTGACTACTTTTTATGTAGAAGCTTGATCTGCTTTATCatcaaaacaagacaaatccCACTTTATACCATATTGGATCATTAAAGTAATTTACACCAACTTCAAAACTttgactaaaattaaaaaaatcgtCCactatatttgtttattttactccTCAACTATGATTCCTGAAAATGGCATCTCCTTTAGTTCTCTTCCAAGGCTTCAACAAGCTGCattggtgtgcatgtgtgttataAAGTGTGTGGACTTTAAACtcttattaaaaatgttcacatttacagacacagaGGACTGATgatctctgtgtttcagtgaaaGTAAATATGGTTCAAACTATGATCAAAGCTCAAAAAAGTACTTTTTTAGCAGTACAGACATTTTTATGGTTACAGTCTGTAATTTTGTCAGTACATCATTGTCGAATTAGTTGTGGCTTTGGACAGTAGAGGCTGTTTCAAAGAAACTGGTAGCTTCCCAGAAACCCTGATCCTTCCggcaacagaaaacacattccTGTAAGTCGGTTGTTTCCTATTTTGCTTTAATTGCCCATCACACTTATAGAGGTATGTAATTTATGTAGCAGTACAACTCGCCAGAACAACCAGTTCAGAGCAGCCACTCTACCTTTCTTTTGCCTGGCgttgtttttgtctcctccttccctctcctctctctcctctcgctctctccagCGGCGTACCTGCTCCTCTCTCATCTTCAGGAACAGGATCCTCTTCTGTTCCTCGCTGAGTGCCTCCAGCACCTCCGGCTCCACCCACATGTCCTCCAGGATTTTAGCCAGCATCCTGCCTCCCCAGTTGCCTGAGATGTCTGTCAGTCCTGCTGTCTCTGCGCCCAATGTGTCGTGTTTCAGTTGTGGGATTTGATCGCTCCGTTTTCTCTTGCTTCACTCAGAGTCAGGTTCCCTGTTCTATGAAGGATGTGGGATCAGGTACAGCTGAAGGTCAATGAAGTGTCCTTTGTGAAGTGCTCTTCTTCTGCAGTTGATGTGTGTCTCTGGCTCTCTGGCTCTCTAGATGTGAAGGTGCAGGGCAAAAGTTGCTGCTGTggtttaaagagagagagagaaagaggttaTATCTATTGTTTTGTTCTCCTCCATTCAATTTTGTTTTGGCTGGAAGAACACAATAGGCCCTAAGCAAATGACTCTGATGTGAGTACATTCAATGTTTACTCTGCATACAGTGGACAGTGAAAATGCTGCTgtgctttcaaacactgaaagaCAAATAGGGGTAAGtcaatacacaaaaacacacacggacacacacacagggtgggGTGTTAAGGACTGCATGCTATCAGTGTGAAACATACACAGACCAAAGAGCAGTAGTTCTGTTaaatttctgcagcagcaccaactttctctctctctctcacacacacacacacacacacacagaaagaaacatgaaacaaccGACTGTTTTGGCACCTTATCAGCACACATGAGGCTGATATCGATCACAAAGAATCCAGGAAGTCCTAAAGACTAAATCCCCGTAAAAAAGCCTCACCTTAAACTGTGTGAAAACGCAGTCTATAAAAGCCGCCTTCGCCCCTCAATACAAGATTTGAAAAACCTGCTGCTGAGATACAGCCAATAGGAATTGTGTTTGTGCTAGCACTTCACCAATGACTACATCAGGGTTGTCTGGTGACTGGGTTGAAACCATGGCGTTTTAGGAGGGGCCACGTGTACCAAAGGTACACCTGAGTATATGTTGGAatgaatgcaaaaataaatcaataaatcaataaaaacctAAAGAAAACATGGTTTTGTGCAGTTTTCTCGTCAAAAGGTATATCTCGACCTTCTGGGAACAAAAAGAGTTTTTGACACCACTCTCATGACCcttcactatatatatatatatatatatatatatatataaagctcAAGCAAGGAGTCAGGTAGCTCGCTTTAAGTTCATATTATAAGGatgttatatttaaatatgatgTCGTATTAACATCAACACAGCTCATAAATCTCTGAAACAGTAACAATATAAAGCTACAGCCAGCCAGTTCTCCATCCACTCTTGTTGAAATAGGCCGCAGTGTTTAATGGAGTTTTGATTCACTTGTGTTTTGAATATATACACAgccttgctttgtttttagcCTTTAAAccagtattcattcattcatctcttccttTTCACCAGTTTTTCAAGTGAACTTTTTGTGATCCACATGTCTACTGTCAGAGATGAAGGGgaagtgtttttattcatccattcattatgCAGAAGCTGTAAAGCCCTTTGAGACACTGTGATTGAAGGCAATAGAAGTAAAGAGGGCCTGACAAGAAGATTTGCTGGTAAGCAGCCTGCTGATATTGCTCAGGCTTTCCATACAACAGTCTCAGAGCTGCATCACAGCTCCTGTAATGAACTAGACACATTTGAACTTGTTCACTGTGGCacaaaagaaatattcaaattaagACAAACTTCTCACAGGCAGTAACAAACCACACAGAGAATCAACATTACACAGGGACAAGATTAACATATAGCAGATCAACATTCACATCCAGCAGCTTTCctattcacacatacacaaataaagacaaagtaTGCAGCTCTGGCTCTCCGCCAACATGCAAATAAGTCCGGGATCTACTTCTGCCTCTACTCACATGCAGAgtggagacagaaagggagCGAGAGGAGGGAAAGGTATGTGCACAGCATACTGagagaaaagtttgaaaagtctctcagtttgaaaaaaaaaaaaaaaaaaacaccggTCATTTCACAGcaacagagaaagtgagagagataAATGAACTTAGACAGGCTGCTGAACAAAGGACAGACAGCC is a window of Echeneis naucrates chromosome 10, fEcheNa1.1, whole genome shotgun sequence DNA encoding:
- the LOC115050471 gene encoding SH2 domain-containing protein 4A, translating into MLAKILEDMWVEPEVLEALSEEQKRILFLKMREEQVRRWREREEREEREGGDKNNARQKKASGKHVRWLLGRDGDVSVSVFGEVEEFKSSKLLQSLMNNRLPSDNMNGIQTVDLLPGREARELGFKEKIQLPFADVTDCTMSMSSEEDMDSCSADDDLRDPAEDSDSESGSSSDNLSDWAPHYRPHFSSHGNQPPLKTPLSGTRRGDPQDREIMCREEKSVHRSRVAQLRVVFTDDRQNNKTAPAFTKPPIPAKPAHLQKTSTTLSH